The Tachyglossus aculeatus isolate mTacAcu1 chromosome 22, mTacAcu1.pri, whole genome shotgun sequence genome window below encodes:
- the LOC119944130 gene encoding serine/arginine repetitive matrix protein 2-like, protein MTKPEEGWGEKQKRACAVRPGRRGRSRRCRLRRSAPLHHGSRSPSEDRSPGSCGACGSCSRCIRGEARSRRGSCSCSGCIRGKERSRLRSCSGCIRGKERSRLGSCSGCIRGKERSRLRSCSGCIRGKERRRLGTCSGCIRGNERSRLGTCSRSGCIRGKEWSRLWTCSRSGCIRGKEWSRLGTCTGCIRGKERSRLGTCRGCIRGNERSRLGTSSGCIRGNERSRFGSSSGCNRGNERSRFGTCSGCIRGKERGRLGTYSCRGCIGGKERRRLGTCSGCIRGKERGRLGTYSCSGCIGGKERRRLGTCSGCIRGKERSRLGTGSRGGCIRGKERSRLGTCSGCIRGKERRRRRSCSGCIRGKEWSRLGTCSGCIRGKERRRRRSCSCCIRGKERRRPGTYSRKDRSCRSSSRNCNDRRLRCSSSGCLRSSEGTPPARTRL, encoded by the exons CGCGCATGCGCGGTCCGGCCGGGGAGGCGGGGAAGGAGCCGACGATGCCGCCTCcgccgctccgctccgctccatCATGGCAGTCGCAGCCCCAGCGAGGACCGGAGCCCCGGGAGCTGCGGCGCCTGCGGCAGCTGCAGCCGTTGCATTAGGGGCGAGGCGCGGAGCAGGCGCGGGAGTTGCAGCTGCAGCGGTTGCATTAGGGGGAAGGAGCGGAGCAGGCTCCGGAGCTGCAGCGGTTGCATTAGGGGGAAGGAGCGGAGCAGGCTCGGGAGCTGCAGCGGTTGCATTAGGGGCAAGGAGCGGAGCAGGCTCCGGAGCTGCAGCGGTTGCATTAGGGGGAAGGAGCGGAGGAGGCTCGGGACCTGCAGCGGTTGCATTAGGGGGAACGAGCGGAGCAG GCTCGGGACCTGCAGCCGCAGCGGTTGCATTAGGGGGAAGGAGTGGAGCAGGCTCTGGACCTGCAGCCGCAGCGGTTGCATTAGGGGGAAGGAGTGGAGCAGGCTCGGGACCTGCACCGGTTGCATTAGGGGCAAGGAGCGGAGCAGGCTCGGGACGTGCAGGGGTTGCATTAGGGGGAACGAGCGGAGCAGGCTCGGGACCAGCAGCGGTTGCATTAGGGGGAACGAGCGGAGCAGGTTCGGGAGCAGCAGCGGTTGCAATAGGGGGAACGAGCGGAGCAGGTTCGGGACCTGCAGTGGTTGCATTAGGGGGAAGGAGCGGGGCAGGCTCGGGACTTACAGCTGCAGAGGTTGCATTGGGGGGAAAGAGCGGCGGAGGCTCGGGACCTGCAGTGGTTGCATTAGGGGGAAGGAGCGGGGCAGGCTCGGGACTTACAGCTGCAGTGGTTGCATTGGAGGGAAAGAGCGGAGGAGGCTCGGGACCTGCAGCGGTTGCATTAGGGGGAAGGAGCGGAGCAGGCTCGGGACCGGCAGCCGCGGCGGTTGCATTAGGGGGAAGGAGCGGAGCAGGCTCGGGACCTGCAGCGGTTGCATTAGGGggaaagagcgaaggaggcgcaGGAGCTGCAGCGGTTGCATTAGGGGGAAGGAGTGGAGCAGGCTCGGGACCTGCAGCGGTTGCATTAGGGggaaagagcgaaggaggcgcaGGAGCTGCAGCTGTTGCATTAGGGGGAAAGAGCGGAGGAGGCCCGGGACCTACAGCAGAAAGGACCGGAGCTGCAGGAGCAGCAGTCGCAACTGCAACGATCGGAGGCTCCGTTGCAGCAGCTCGGGCTGCTTGAGGTCATCGGAGGGAACACCACCGGCACGCACTCGATTGTag